A single window of Methanoregula sp. DNA harbors:
- a CDS encoding MEDS domain-containing protein, with the protein MATTHTPIKRISDIKPGDHLCCIYSTEEEHRAVITQFLRAGLEQNEKVFYIVDVRTRDVVINYLKIDGVDVDYYLNKGQFTILTIADAYMKDGVFDPDRMIALLASETRKALDQGFSALRVTGEMSWALRSLPGSERLIEYENKLNTFIPGSRCLAICQYDRRRFDAGILLDIFLTHPFAFIGADLYDNFYYTPPEDILKPDRQKTTLNRWIKNIKDHNATEEALRDSEEKFRTLFENMLEGFAYCRMLYDKEGRPADFVYLNVNPAFGRISGTKMVTGKPVTEVFPGIKEAYPSLFEIYGRVALTGKPETFDLDFKPSGKWLHISVYSPAKEYFVAVFEDITKRKQAEMELESAQQKLKEAHRLAHIGIWDWLIENDTVTWSEELYNIAGRDLSLPAPTYAEHPHVYTPTSWDRLSSAVTRALTSGEPYNLELELIRPDGSKRWVNAFGGVTRNPDGKIIGLHGTVQDITERKYVEESLKESELKFRMIVDWTYDWEYWVDPDRKFVYISPSVERITGYRAEEFMADPDLIDRIVHPDDRKSWDAHVRIYFATINSGPAEIEFRIIHKDGSERWISHRCRSICFDDGNCIGRRVSNRDFTDYKLMEAEIRSLNAALEQRVEQRTAQLNASLEDKIVLLREVHHRVKNNLQIIISLLNLQSRYIEDEKTLQVIKESQNRVRAMALVHEKLYQSTDIAEIDLDNYIRFLGDSLFRFYGMTGTGINFITRIQDINVGINTAIPLGLIVNELVSNSLKHAFPDKRRGEISITIRRENDLLHLVYKDNGVGIPPDFDWRTAKSLGLRLIISLVEQLQGTIELDRTEGTKFTIIVKEKE; encoded by the coding sequence ATGGCAACCACCCATACCCCGATAAAAAGAATTTCCGATATTAAACCCGGCGATCATCTCTGTTGTATCTATTCAACCGAGGAAGAGCACCGGGCCGTTATTACGCAATTCCTTCGTGCGGGACTGGAACAGAACGAAAAGGTCTTTTATATTGTGGATGTTCGAACCAGAGATGTGGTAATCAACTATTTAAAAATTGACGGTGTCGATGTCGATTATTACCTGAACAAAGGACAATTCACCATCCTTACGATTGCTGATGCTTACATGAAGGACGGGGTTTTCGATCCCGACAGGATGATCGCGCTTCTCGCATCTGAAACCCGGAAAGCACTTGATCAAGGGTTTAGTGCTCTCAGGGTCACCGGTGAGATGTCGTGGGCACTCCGGAGCTTACCCGGCTCCGAACGGTTGATTGAGTACGAGAACAAACTCAACACATTTATCCCGGGCAGCAGGTGCCTTGCCATCTGCCAGTATGACAGGCGCCGGTTCGATGCCGGGATCCTGCTGGATATTTTCCTGACGCACCCGTTTGCGTTTATCGGTGCAGATCTCTATGATAATTTTTACTATACTCCTCCTGAGGATATCCTGAAACCTGACCGGCAGAAGACGACCCTGAACCGCTGGATCAAAAATATCAAGGATCATAATGCAACAGAGGAGGCGTTGCGTGACAGTGAGGAGAAATTCCGAACCCTCTTTGAAAATATGCTGGAGGGGTTTGCCTACTGTCGTATGCTCTATGATAAAGAAGGCCGCCCGGCAGATTTTGTCTATCTCAACGTTAATCCTGCTTTTGGACGGATTTCCGGGACAAAAATGGTCACAGGCAAACCTGTCACCGAAGTATTCCCCGGGATCAAAGAAGCATACCCGTCCCTGTTTGAGATCTATGGCAGGGTTGCATTGACAGGTAAACCCGAAACATTTGATCTTGATTTCAAACCTTCTGGCAAATGGTTGCATATCTCAGTATATTCCCCGGCAAAAGAGTATTTTGTTGCAGTTTTTGAAGATATTACCAAACGAAAACAGGCAGAAATGGAGCTGGAATCTGCACAGCAGAAACTGAAAGAGGCGCATCGCCTTGCACACATCGGGATATGGGACTGGCTTATAGAAAATGATACAGTGACCTGGTCCGAAGAATTGTATAATATTGCCGGAAGGGACCTCTCATTACCTGCGCCAACTTATGCAGAGCACCCGCATGTCTACACTCCCACCAGCTGGGATCGTCTCAGCAGTGCGGTCACGAGAGCACTCACTTCCGGTGAACCGTACAACCTTGAACTGGAACTCATTCGCCCGGATGGCAGCAAACGATGGGTGAATGCCTTCGGTGGCGTGACACGCAATCCTGATGGAAAAATCATCGGGCTTCATGGCACTGTTCAGGACATTACCGAACGAAAATACGTAGAGGAATCACTCAAAGAGAGTGAATTAAAGTTCCGTATGATCGTGGACTGGACTTATGACTGGGAGTACTGGGTCGACCCGGACCGGAAATTTGTCTACATATCACCATCGGTTGAGCGTATCACCGGTTATCGCGCAGAAGAGTTCATGGCAGACCCGGATCTCATCGACCGGATTGTGCATCCGGATGACCGCAAGTCATGGGATGCACATGTCCGGATCTATTTTGCGACTATCAATTCTGGTCCGGCTGAGATCGAGTTCCGGATAATCCACAAGGACGGTTCGGAGCGCTGGATCAGCCATCGCTGCCGTTCTATCTGTTTTGATGACGGCAACTGCATTGGCAGGAGAGTATCCAACCGTGATTTCACTGATTATAAGTTGATGGAGGCAGAGATCCGCTCCCTCAATGCAGCCCTCGAACAAAGGGTTGAACAACGTACTGCCCAGTTGAATGCATCCCTTGAAGACAAGATCGTGCTGCTCCGGGAAGTCCACCACCGGGTCAAGAACAACCTTCAGATCATCATCTCGCTCTTAAATCTCCAGTCACGGTATATTGAGGACGAGAAGACACTGCAAGTAATAAAGGAAAGCCAGAACCGTGTCCGGGCGATGGCCCTTGTCCATGAAAAACTGTACCAGTCCACGGATATTGCAGAGATTGACCTTGACAATTATATCCGGTTTCTGGGAGACAGCCTGTTCAGGTTCTATGGTATGACCGGAACCGGGATCAATTTCATCACCCGGATTCAGGACATCAATGTCGGCATCAACACCGCGATCCCTCTCGGCCTAATTGTCAATGAACTGGTGTCAAACTCCTTAAAACACGCTTTTCCCGACAAGAGGAGAGGGGAGATCTCTATAACTATCCGGCGGGAGAATGACCTGCTTCACCTTGTGTACAAGGACAATGGAGTTGGCATCCCACCGGATTTTGATTGGCGCACTGCCAAATCCCTGGGCTTGCGGCTTATTATCTCGCTTGTTGAACAGCTGCAGGGCACAATTGAACTTGACCGGACTGAAGGGACAAAATTTACAATTATCGTGAAGGAGAAGGAGTAG
- a CDS encoding PAS domain S-box protein: MVVVSDEKDPAQTNPVRGIVPRRPLFTSLTMIFGSGAALIGMLGIFGLISGISLLSSFFPGYKSIAFSACIIWIIFGFVLAIHAEIHLRGSVRTCVAAIIALIAILSALEFPLNILGKHFIVEIWAVRIADAISAQSTSYISPVAVALLIPAAIALFFLLYAYGPSKEEKRARDIVGILGLTISLVSFIYVLSYLYHVPFLYDTPLIPISFPSTIATLCIGAGLVTGAGPRAIPLKHFTGPTTRARLLRFFLPLTLVIVLVQTFLMVTVTSYFDINNAILLSASVVVFSIVTMFVVARVSGGVSYAIDRAERELQDSNVFLSSLIDQSPTPTWISDEKGTLIRINKACCELLNITEDDVVGKYNILSDNIVKEQGFLPLVLEIFDKGQIARFRISYDTRMLKTLQLDNRASVILDVTIFPIKDTRGKITNAVIQHLNVTDRVRAEKALRESEDLFRLSFELASIGKSLTSPDGMLKKVNRAFCDMLGYSESELQAKGFAEITYPDDLDESIECVRSLLADERQTYRMDKRYIRKDGTLIWTDVSTMLLKDSLGKPLNFVTDIVNITERKRAEEALRETNAYLRNLLDYANAPIIVWDPQFRITRFNHAFERLTGRTESEVIGQHLQILFPDVSRNTSLDQIKKTLAGERWEVVEIPILHVSSETRTVLWNSANIIDLDGKIISTIAQGTDITERKRAEDALRESETSYRVLAGNLPGIVYRILLREDNRMIFFNDQLLELSGYFPEELTKGNICSIEPYIHPDDLPRVLAAINKALDETAVFIVEYRFRHRDGGWRYFVERGRVVTDQDAVPLYIDGVIHDISESKEAQAQRELLIKELEQKNAELERFTYTVSHDLKSPLITIKGFAGLIENDALKGDPLQLKKDIHRINAAADTMQELLSDILELARVGRVIAPPEKIPFGTIVHEAVDLLAGPLAERGVSVEIAPDLPVVNVDHARIREVMVNLIENAVKFSGDRPDPVIRIGVDTTGDTPVFFVRDNGIGIDPRFLERIFNLFERLDPSMKGTGIGLTIVRRIIEVNGGKIWAESEGLGKGTTIRFTLPVVV; encoded by the coding sequence ATGGTTGTTGTATCTGATGAGAAGGATCCCGCACAAACCAATCCGGTGAGAGGTATAGTTCCAAGGAGACCTCTCTTTACCTCACTGACCATGATCTTTGGCAGCGGTGCTGCCCTTATTGGTATGCTTGGGATTTTCGGTTTGATTTCAGGAATCTCCCTGTTATCCAGTTTTTTCCCGGGTTACAAATCTATTGCCTTCTCCGCCTGTATTATCTGGATCATCTTTGGATTTGTGCTGGCAATCCACGCGGAGATACATTTGCGGGGCAGCGTGCGGACATGTGTGGCGGCCATTATTGCCCTTATAGCAATCCTTTCAGCACTTGAATTCCCCCTCAATATTTTAGGAAAACATTTCATAGTCGAGATATGGGCTGTCCGGATCGCAGATGCAATTTCTGCCCAGTCAACGTCATATATCTCCCCGGTTGCTGTAGCACTTCTAATTCCCGCCGCAATTGCGTTGTTCTTTTTGCTGTACGCATATGGTCCGTCAAAAGAGGAGAAACGGGCCCGTGATATTGTAGGAATCCTGGGGCTAACCATCTCTCTTGTGAGCTTTATTTATGTCCTGAGTTATCTTTACCATGTCCCGTTCCTGTATGATACCCCCCTCATCCCAATTTCTTTCCCATCTACAATCGCCACGCTGTGCATCGGGGCAGGGCTCGTTACCGGTGCCGGTCCACGGGCAATCCCTCTTAAGCATTTCACCGGACCGACAACACGCGCCCGGCTCCTCCGCTTCTTTCTCCCGCTTACTCTGGTCATTGTTCTTGTCCAGACATTCCTGATGGTTACAGTTACCTCATATTTCGATATCAATAACGCAATCCTGCTCTCCGCGAGTGTGGTTGTTTTCTCTATTGTTACAATGTTTGTGGTCGCGAGAGTATCAGGAGGTGTAAGTTATGCAATTGACCGTGCGGAGCGGGAATTGCAAGACTCAAATGTATTTCTCAGCAGCCTTATCGACCAGAGCCCGACACCCACATGGATCTCCGATGAAAAGGGAACTCTTATCCGTATTAACAAGGCATGTTGCGAGTTACTGAATATCACCGAGGATGATGTGGTCGGGAAATATAACATACTCAGCGACAATATCGTAAAGGAACAAGGTTTCTTGCCGCTTGTACTGGAGATCTTTGACAAAGGACAGATCGCCCGGTTCCGGATCTCATATGATACCCGGATGCTCAAAACGCTTCAACTGGACAATCGGGCATCAGTAATCCTCGATGTAACGATATTTCCTATAAAAGATACACGGGGGAAGATCACTAATGCAGTTATCCAACATCTGAACGTCACCGATCGCGTGCGAGCTGAAAAAGCGCTGCGGGAGAGCGAAGATCTGTTCCGCCTCAGTTTTGAACTTGCAAGCATCGGAAAGTCATTGACCTCACCTGACGGGATGTTAAAAAAAGTCAATCGAGCATTTTGCGACATGCTGGGTTATTCGGAGAGTGAACTGCAGGCCAAGGGATTTGCCGAAATTACCTACCCGGATGACCTTGATGAGAGTATCGAGTGTGTCCGCAGCCTCCTTGCCGACGAGCGCCAGACCTACCGGATGGATAAGCGATACATACGGAAAGATGGCACCCTTATCTGGACTGATGTCAGCACGATGCTGCTGAAGGATAGTTTGGGTAAACCACTTAATTTTGTGACGGATATTGTAAATATCACCGAACGCAAACGGGCAGAAGAAGCACTCCGCGAGACCAACGCATACCTCCGGAACCTGCTGGATTATGCCAATGCCCCTATCATTGTATGGGATCCGCAGTTCCGGATAACCCGGTTCAACCATGCTTTCGAACGTCTGACCGGCAGGACCGAATCGGAAGTTATCGGCCAGCACCTCCAAATTCTCTTCCCTGATGTCAGCAGAAACACCTCACTTGACCAGATAAAAAAGACCCTTGCAGGCGAGCGGTGGGAAGTCGTTGAAATACCGATCCTCCATGTTTCCAGTGAGACCCGGACCGTGCTCTGGAACTCGGCAAACATTATCGATCTTGATGGAAAAATTATTTCGACCATCGCTCAGGGAACCGATATCACCGAGCGCAAGCGGGCAGAAGATGCCCTGCGGGAGAGTGAGACCTCCTACCGGGTGCTTGCCGGGAATTTACCGGGTATCGTGTACCGCATCCTCCTGCGGGAAGATAACCGGATGATATTTTTCAATGATCAGCTCCTAGAATTATCAGGATATTTTCCTGAGGAGCTGACAAAGGGGAATATCTGTTCCATCGAACCCTACATTCATCCGGATGATCTCCCCCGGGTTCTTGCAGCGATCAATAAGGCTTTGGATGAAACTGCTGTTTTTATTGTCGAATACCGGTTCCGGCACCGTGACGGGGGTTGGCGGTACTTCGTCGAACGGGGACGGGTAGTTACCGATCAGGATGCGGTCCCGCTGTATATTGATGGGGTGATCCATGATATCAGCGAGAGCAAAGAAGCCCAAGCCCAGCGCGAACTTCTCATCAAAGAGCTCGAGCAGAAGAACGCCGAACTGGAACGCTTCACCTATACCGTTTCGCATGACCTCAAAAGCCCGCTTATCACAATCAAAGGGTTTGCAGGGCTTATTGAGAATGATGCCCTGAAAGGTGACCCGCTCCAGTTAAAAAAAGATATCCATCGTATCAACGCTGCTGCTGACACCATGCAGGAACTCCTTTCCGACATCCTCGAACTTGCACGGGTTGGAAGAGTCATAGCACCACCGGAAAAAATCCCGTTTGGCACCATCGTTCATGAAGCGGTGGACCTCCTTGCCGGGCCGCTTGCCGAACGGGGTGTTTCAGTTGAAATCGCCCCCGATCTTCCTGTTGTGAATGTCGACCATGCCCGCATAAGAGAGGTCATGGTCAACCTCATTGAAAACGCTGTCAAGTTCTCCGGTGACCGGCCTGACCCGGTCATCAGGATTGGTGTTGACACAACAGGGGATACTCCAGTCTTTTTTGTCAGGGACAACGGTATCGGGATCGATCCCCGGTTTCTTGAACGGATCTTCAATTTGTTTGAGAGGCTTGATCCCTCTATGAAGGGTACGGGGATCGGCCTGACCATCGTACGCCGGATCATCGAAGTGAATGGGGGAAAGATCTGGGCGGAATCGGAAGGATTGGGTAAGGGAACCACCATCCGGTTCACGCTACCGGTGGTCGTATAA
- a CDS encoding TIGR00296 family protein, producing the protein MELLTEEEGRLATRIARGALVHAVAGRKESSFELTPVFSKKRGVFVTLTKHGELRGCIGFPYPYLTLSDAIQQAAVAAALEDPRFLQVSAPELSDMELEVTVLTVPEPLTCAPADRPAAVIVGKHGLIVKGMGTSGLLLPQVATDWSWDSTTFLDQTCRKAGLPSTCWKKNSVEVLTFEGQVFHLEHVQ; encoded by the coding sequence ATGGAACTTCTGACTGAAGAGGAGGGAAGGCTCGCGACACGGATTGCCCGAGGGGCGCTCGTGCATGCTGTAGCAGGGAGAAAAGAATCTTCATTTGAGCTGACACCGGTCTTTTCCAAGAAACGGGGGGTCTTTGTGACATTGACAAAACACGGCGAACTGAGGGGTTGCATCGGCTTTCCCTATCCGTACCTGACTCTCAGTGACGCGATACAGCAGGCCGCAGTTGCAGCAGCACTCGAGGATCCCCGGTTCCTGCAGGTGTCCGCACCCGAGCTCTCCGACATGGAACTGGAGGTTACAGTTCTCACCGTTCCGGAACCGCTGACCTGCGCACCGGCTGACCGTCCGGCCGCAGTCATCGTTGGAAAACACGGGTTGATTGTGAAGGGTATGGGCACAAGCGGGCTCCTGCTCCCTCAGGTGGCTACAGACTGGAGCTGGGACAGCACAACGTTCCTTGACCAAACGTGCCGGAAGGCAGGCCTGCCATCCACATGCTGGAAGAAGAACTCGGTCGAAGTCCTGACGTTCGAAGGGCAGGTCTTCCACCTGGAACATGTGCAGTAA
- a CDS encoding SOS response-associated peptidase, with protein sequence MCGRYSLIAIDDLGTRFRITDPSFGFRSHFNITPGSMVPVIARRERTEAVLMEWGLIPHWVKERNKAKPLINARAETLNEKPSFKNLLSQNRCLVPASGFYEWKKDGARKTPFYIRLRDSTLFAFAGLYDMWVTPAGEGFASYTIITTEPNGLIAPVHNRMPVILNRENESRWLSNGPLSASDLATILTPYPPGEMEMYPVAPFVNNPKADDERLIERVRGL encoded by the coding sequence ATGTGCGGCCGTTACTCGCTCATTGCTATCGATGATCTTGGTACCCGTTTTCGCATTACCGACCCGTCATTTGGCTTCCGCTCGCACTTCAATATTACTCCGGGCAGCATGGTGCCGGTGATTGCCCGGCGCGAACGCACCGAAGCGGTGTTGATGGAATGGGGGCTTATCCCGCACTGGGTTAAGGAACGAAACAAGGCAAAACCGCTTATCAATGCACGGGCAGAAACGCTAAATGAAAAACCGTCTTTTAAAAACCTGCTCTCACAGAACCGGTGCCTCGTCCCGGCGTCCGGTTTTTATGAATGGAAAAAAGACGGGGCAAGAAAAACACCGTTTTACATCCGTCTGCGGGACAGCACGCTCTTTGCATTCGCCGGTCTGTATGATATGTGGGTCACCCCGGCCGGTGAAGGGTTTGCAAGCTATACAATCATTACTACAGAGCCAAACGGTCTGATAGCGCCAGTCCATAACCGGATGCCGGTAATTCTCAATCGTGAGAATGAGTCCCGATGGCTCTCAAACGGACCCTTAAGTGCATCAGACCTTGCAACAATCCTCACACCGTACCCGCCCGGTGAGATGGAGATGTATCCTGTCGCACCTTTCGTAAACAATCCTAAGGCTGATGATGAGCGGTTGATCGAGCGGGTGAGAGGATTGTAA
- a CDS encoding response regulator, with the protein MVTLKGEPLVILLVEDNEAHAELVMRSMRDQRVANIIYHVLDGQQALDFLLHKGDYANTEKKSPRPNLVLLDLRLPKVDGLEVLKTIKESPDLKRIPVVVLTSSDAETDIARSYDYHANSYVVKPLEFKTFTKLMEDLGFYWLGWNAPPIS; encoded by the coding sequence ATGGTGACACTGAAAGGAGAGCCTCTCGTCATCCTGCTTGTTGAAGACAATGAAGCCCACGCCGAACTGGTCATGCGGAGCATGCGGGATCAGCGGGTGGCAAACATCATATATCATGTCCTTGATGGGCAGCAGGCGCTCGACTTCCTCCTCCACAAAGGAGATTATGCAAACACCGAAAAGAAGAGCCCTCGCCCGAACCTTGTCCTCCTTGACCTCCGCCTTCCCAAGGTTGACGGGCTTGAAGTCTTAAAAACAATCAAGGAATCACCTGATTTAAAACGGATCCCGGTCGTTGTTCTCACAAGCTCGGATGCCGAAACTGATATCGCCCGCTCGTATGATTACCATGCAAACAGTTACGTTGTCAAACCGCTCGAATTCAAGACGTTCACCAAACTTATGGAAGATCTCGGGTTTTACTGGCTGGGCTGGAACGCCCCGCCAATCAGCTAA